AAGTTGTGTCCTTCGCCCGGAATATAAGCAGTTACTTCAAATTGATTAGTTAATTTTACCCTCGCTACCTTACGCATAGCCGAATTCGGCTTTTTAGGCGTTGTAGTATATACACGTGTGCATACGCCACGTCTTTGTGGGCATGAATCCAATGCTGGACTTTTACTTTTATAAACAAGATCTTTACGACCTTTTCGAACCAATTGCTGTATAGTCGGCATACAATAACATTTATTTAACTATTATTTACCCCAATTTTTTTGGGACTGCAAAGGTAAGTACTTTATTTTAATTAACCTACACTTTTTGAAAAATTTTTTTTATTTTTTGTTTTTTCTTATTGTATACCTATAAATAATATGCATTTTTTATAAAAACATAATTATCTTATTAACACCATTTTTCCAAACTCCTTTGTAAAATAATTTCCAGCAGGAGTTTCAATTTTATTCATTTTTTCACCATTTAATTTTACTATAACTCTGTATAAATAAACACCATTTGCAAGTAAATCTCCAAATTCATCTCTACCATCCCATGCATATTCTGTAATATTTCGTCCAATATGAATATTTCCCAGTTCACTTTTGTCAATTTCTTTTACTACTTTTCCTGAAATTGTCATAATTTGGATTTTAAAATACTCTGGCACTTCATTTCCTGTTAAAGTAAACACAAAATGAGTCCTAGTGCTAAATGGATTTGGCCAATTTAAAACATCGGTAATTGCAGGCTTGTTTATTACTTCAAAATTAATTTTATAATCTACATCTCCACTTTCGTTGCCGCTTATATCACGAGCTTGAACAATTAGCAAATATTTCCCGTCTGAGAAATGCCCGGCATTATATTCAAT
This is a stretch of genomic DNA from Bacteroidales bacterium. It encodes these proteins:
- a CDS encoding 30S ribosomal protein S12, with translation MPTIQQLVRKGRKDLVYKSKSPALDSCPQRRGVCTRVYTTTPKKPNSAMRKVARVKLTNQFEVTAYIPGEGHNLQEHSIVLVRGGRVKDLPGVRYHIVRGALDTAGVEGRLQRRSKYGAKKPKKKA